From one Candidatus Amarolinea dominans genomic stretch:
- a CDS encoding adenylate kinase, giving the protein MQRISVVGTSGSGKTTLARDLAQRMGVAHIELDALHWEPNWQEAPLDVFRARVAAAVAAETWAADGNYSAVRDLVWARADTVVWLDFTLGIILWRLLGRTLRRVLCREKLWSGNRETLAAQLSRDSIILWALRTYKRRRREYPLLFLQPAYRHLHVIHLRTPAAVRAWLDEWKAEC; this is encoded by the coding sequence ATGCAGCGCATCTCCGTCGTAGGCACCTCCGGTTCAGGCAAGACCACCCTGGCGCGCGACCTGGCGCAGCGCATGGGCGTGGCGCACATCGAGCTGGACGCCTTGCATTGGGAGCCGAACTGGCAGGAAGCTCCGCTGGATGTCTTTCGGGCGCGGGTGGCCGCGGCAGTGGCAGCCGAGACCTGGGCCGCGGACGGTAACTACAGCGCGGTGCGCGATCTGGTGTGGGCGCGTGCCGACACGGTGGTGTGGCTGGACTTCACGCTCGGCATCATTCTCTGGCGCTTGCTGGGACGCACGCTGCGCCGCGTCCTCTGCCGTGAGAAACTGTGGAGTGGCAACCGCGAAACATTGGCCGCCCAACTCAGCCGTGATTCGATCATCCTGTGGGCCTTGCGCACCTACAAACGCCGGCGGCGTGAGTATCCGCTGCTCTTCTTGCAGCCAGCCTACCGCCATCTGCACGTGATTCACCTGCGCACACCGGCCGCAGTCAGGGCATGGCTGGATGAATGGAAGGCGGAATGCTGA
- a CDS encoding glucose 1-dehydrogenase, whose amino-acid sequence MFDLTGRVALITGSGSGLGQGLAIRFSQASAKVIVHFNASRAGSQAVVERIEALGGEALALAADLTQPDEVTRLVTQAVAHFGRVDMLINNAGLYPLAGLLTMAAAEWDAVIAANLRSTFLCTQAVARQMIAQGSGGAIVNITSIEAENPAPHHSHYSAAKAGVFMLTRSAAAELGRHGIRVNAVAPGLIWREGLEQDWPDGVNRYLAAAPLGRLGMPEDVADACLFLASPAARWITGASLTVDGGVLTHQVY is encoded by the coding sequence CTGTTCGACCTGACCGGCCGGGTGGCGCTCATCACCGGCAGCGGCAGCGGCCTGGGACAGGGCCTGGCGATCCGTTTTTCCCAGGCCAGCGCCAAAGTCATCGTTCATTTCAATGCCAGCCGCGCCGGCAGCCAGGCGGTAGTCGAACGCATCGAGGCCCTGGGCGGCGAGGCACTGGCCCTGGCGGCCGACCTGACCCAACCGGACGAGGTGACTCGCCTGGTGACGCAGGCCGTCGCGCACTTTGGCCGCGTGGATATGCTCATCAACAACGCGGGCCTTTACCCTCTCGCCGGCCTGCTCACGATGGCGGCCGCGGAATGGGACGCGGTCATCGCCGCCAACCTGCGCAGCACCTTCCTGTGTACGCAGGCAGTCGCCCGCCAGATGATCGCCCAGGGCAGCGGCGGCGCCATCGTCAACATCACCTCCATCGAGGCGGAGAACCCGGCGCCCCATCACAGCCACTACAGCGCGGCCAAAGCCGGCGTTTTCATGCTCACCCGTTCAGCCGCGGCGGAGCTGGGGCGTCACGGCATTCGCGTCAACGCGGTGGCCCCGGGCCTGATCTGGCGCGAGGGCCTGGAACAGGACTGGCCGGACGGCGTCAACCGCTACCTGGCCGCGGCGCCGCTCGGCCGTCTGGGCATGCCGGAGGACGTGGCCGACGCCTGCCTTTTCCTCGCCTCGCCCGCGGCCCGTTGGATCACCGGCGCCAGCCTCACCGTTGACGGCGGCGTCCTCACCCACCAGGTCTACTGA
- a CDS encoding cupin domain-containing protein: MLTAQQLIELLDLKPLPIEGGFFRRTFTASDAAVQKAAPARDRGPRALASVIYFLLYDDHFSALHRLLTDEVYHFYLGDPVELLLLHPDGDSQVVILGHDLEAGQHVQFVAPAGAWQGSRVRPGGRLALLGTTMTPAYEQDEFELGARAALLADYPEQAARIAALTAA; this comes from the coding sequence ATGCTGACCGCCCAACAACTGATCGAACTGCTCGACCTGAAGCCTCTGCCCATCGAAGGTGGATTCTTTCGACGGACCTTCACCGCCTCAGACGCTGCTGTGCAGAAGGCCGCGCCGGCGCGCGATCGCGGGCCGCGTGCGCTGGCAAGCGTCATCTACTTCCTGCTGTATGACGACCACTTCTCGGCCCTGCATCGCCTGCTGACCGATGAGGTCTATCATTTCTACCTGGGCGATCCAGTCGAGCTCCTGCTGCTGCATCCCGACGGCGACAGCCAGGTGGTCATCCTGGGGCATGATCTGGAGGCCGGCCAGCACGTGCAGTTTGTGGCGCCGGCCGGCGCCTGGCAAGGTTCACGGGTGCGCCCGGGCGGTCGCCTGGCGCTGCTGGGCACCACCATGACCCCGGCCTATGAGCAGGATGAATTCGAACTGGGCGCACGCGCCGCGCTGTTGGCCGATTATCCTGAGCAGGCCGCGCGCATCGCCGCACTGACGGCCGCCTGA
- a CDS encoding DNA double-strand break repair nuclease NurA gives MPLDLESLSTQIEQMTQNLSLDASSDRLAAAREQFLTRDAAYLRGRLDDPQAHPAWLVGYPLEPLTNRYPLPPHSDNFCVVASDGSAIYPDRHSPVRYYVINSGYAILTYGSQPDAELGSQCKLFYEDEDVFISPKYQTLPIDGALVAVKMAVSEMETLVQATEAISEPEALALRDGTLIVWGLDSPSLSEEVRTRFLGPYLDALETLRQRRVPVASYISFPGSDEIINALRVGLCPDEHVVCSRCVTLRDSGLNACAPIVPLEDRRLLDSMLEDGQRTGLWLSRQPVVRKFYPHPAQQILFFYVNVGGEIGRVEVPQWVADDAGLLDRVHALVVDQCRRGRGFPPALVEAHEQAVIAMGDRQLVEQLLEAALAQQQIYVARSLKDRSKRERSI, from the coding sequence ATGCCGCTTGACCTTGAGAGCCTGAGTACACAAATAGAGCAGATGACCCAAAACCTGAGCCTGGACGCCTCTAGCGACCGCCTGGCCGCGGCGCGTGAGCAGTTCCTGACCCGGGACGCGGCCTATCTGCGCGGCCGGCTGGACGATCCCCAGGCGCACCCGGCCTGGCTGGTGGGCTATCCCCTGGAGCCGCTGACCAATCGCTACCCCCTGCCCCCGCACAGCGATAACTTCTGCGTGGTCGCGTCCGACGGCTCGGCCATCTACCCCGACCGCCACAGCCCCGTGCGCTACTACGTCATCAATTCCGGCTATGCCATTCTGACCTACGGCAGCCAGCCCGATGCGGAGCTGGGCAGCCAGTGCAAGCTGTTCTACGAGGACGAGGATGTCTTCATCTCCCCCAAATACCAGACTCTGCCCATTGATGGCGCGCTGGTCGCGGTGAAGATGGCGGTCTCTGAGATGGAAACCCTGGTGCAGGCCACAGAGGCGATCTCCGAGCCGGAGGCGCTGGCGCTGCGCGATGGCACCTTGATCGTCTGGGGATTGGACAGCCCCAGCCTGAGCGAGGAGGTGCGCACCCGCTTCTTAGGCCCCTATCTCGACGCCCTGGAGACGCTGCGCCAGCGCCGCGTGCCGGTTGCCAGCTACATCAGCTTTCCGGGCAGCGACGAGATCATCAACGCGCTGCGCGTCGGCCTGTGCCCGGACGAGCATGTCGTCTGCTCGCGCTGCGTCACCCTGCGCGACAGCGGGCTGAACGCCTGCGCCCCCATCGTGCCGCTTGAAGATCGGCGCTTGCTCGATTCCATGCTGGAGGACGGTCAACGCACCGGCCTGTGGCTGAGCCGCCAGCCGGTCGTGCGCAAGTTCTATCCCCACCCGGCCCAGCAGATTCTGTTCTTCTACGTCAACGTGGGCGGCGAAATTGGCCGCGTCGAAGTCCCGCAGTGGGTGGCAGACGATGCCGGCCTGCTCGACCGGGTTCATGCGCTGGTGGTGGACCAGTGTCGCCGGGGGCGCGGCTTCCCCCCCGCCCTGGTCGAGGCGCACGAACAGGCCGTCATCGCCATGGGCGACCGCCAATTGGTCGAACAACTGCTGGAAGCCGCCCTGGCCCAGCAGCAGATTTATGTTGCCCGCTCGCTGAAGGACCGCAGCAAGCGCGAGCGTAGCATCTAG
- a CDS encoding nucleotidyltransferase family protein — translation MEPIDVIVTAGYSEGKPDLLAEYTGSPRKALAPLAGKPMVWHVVHALRAAPSVRDIIVMGIAPEEGVDLGTPVTFVRNQPGLLDNVYAGLDTVLRQHPDAIMTLVASGDIPLLTSDMVEWFVATCRQSEHDVYYSVVPKAVMETAFPTSKRSYIRFREGPHCGGDLFMVRLAAAHRSESLVRAALDRRKSAWRQALLMGVGTLLKLAVGRLSLPDAERVATRIFQVRGRAVVAPYAAIGMDVDKPFQYDIVRQRMG, via the coding sequence ATGGAGCCAATTGATGTCATCGTCACAGCGGGATACTCGGAAGGGAAACCGGATTTGCTGGCCGAGTACACCGGCTCGCCGCGCAAGGCGCTGGCGCCGCTGGCGGGCAAGCCGATGGTATGGCACGTCGTACATGCCCTGCGCGCAGCCCCCTCCGTTCGCGATATCATCGTCATGGGCATTGCCCCTGAAGAAGGGGTGGACTTGGGCACGCCGGTGACGTTCGTTCGTAATCAACCGGGCTTGCTCGATAACGTCTATGCCGGTCTCGATACGGTGCTGCGTCAGCATCCCGATGCCATTATGACCCTCGTCGCATCGGGCGACATTCCCCTGCTGACGTCGGACATGGTCGAATGGTTTGTGGCGACCTGCCGGCAATCCGAACATGACGTCTATTACTCGGTTGTGCCCAAGGCGGTCATGGAAACCGCTTTTCCAACTTCTAAACGCAGTTACATTCGCTTCCGCGAGGGGCCTCACTGCGGCGGCGATCTGTTCATGGTGCGCTTGGCCGCAGCCCATCGCAGCGAGAGCCTGGTGCGCGCCGCGCTCGATCGGCGCAAGAGCGCCTGGCGGCAGGCGCTCCTGATGGGCGTCGGCACCCTGCTCAAACTGGCGGTGGGTCGCCTGAGCCTGCCCGACGCCGAACGAGTGGCAACCCGTATTTTCCAGGTCCGTGGCCGCGCGGTAGTGGCGCCCTACGCGGCCATCGGTATGGACGTGGACAAACCGTTCCAGTACGACATCGTGCGCCAGAGAATGGGCTAG
- a CDS encoding phosphatase PAP2 family protein, translated as MSEQPPHLPLPSQQTDRRTWRSRIGAWDRARSARLVVTRHGDARYGLAWLGAHLGDGYLWFTLAALGLWLGDDPLRRGVLLWIISMAVGGSLTTSSKFILRRQRPQEQHGFYSVKYDRHSFPSGHATRMGAVATWGAILFPGYAWVFIGVSLWTAWSRVALSVHYLLDVVIGLTIGVATSLLIFAVTGGRV; from the coding sequence GTGAGCGAACAGCCGCCGCATCTTCCGCTCCCGTCCCAACAAACGGACCGCCGCACCTGGCGCAGCCGGATCGGAGCCTGGGATCGTGCGCGCAGTGCGCGCCTCGTGGTGACGCGTCACGGGGATGCGCGCTACGGCCTGGCCTGGCTGGGCGCACACCTGGGGGACGGCTACCTTTGGTTCACATTGGCCGCGCTGGGCCTGTGGCTGGGCGATGACCCTCTGCGCCGCGGTGTGCTGCTGTGGATCATCAGCATGGCGGTTGGCGGCAGCCTCACCACCTCCAGCAAGTTCATCCTGCGACGCCAGCGCCCACAGGAACAGCACGGCTTCTATTCGGTCAAATATGACCGTCACAGCTTCCCATCCGGCCACGCCACACGCATGGGCGCCGTCGCGACCTGGGGCGCCATCCTCTTTCCCGGTTACGCCTGGGTGTTCATCGGTGTGTCATTGTGGACCGCCTGGAGCCGCGTGGCCCTGAGTGTTCACTACCTGCTCGATGTCGTCATCGGTCTCACCATTGGCGTCGCGACGTCGCTACTCATCTTCGCGGTCACCGGTGGTCGCGTCTGA
- a CDS encoding acyl-CoA dehydrogenase family protein: MLFELDDEHKALHAMVRDFVDREVAPRARHVDETGEYPWDTLKKMAPLGLLGLNIPEEYGGAGADQISAAILIEELGRGCGSTALIVAAHLGLCCGPLNRFGTHAQKRTYLVPLAQGQHIGCLGLTEPGAGSDLQGGVRTFAELVGSEWVINGSKMWLTNAGEATTALLLVRTDKRGGSRSLSHVIVPTSTPGFQPGKPEEKMGLHGSHTYAVAIDNVRVPAENLLGEEGRGLHQTLEVLDGGRIGIAALSVGLAQAALDAALAYAKSRAAFGTAIANHQAVQWMLADSDTDIQAARLLVFKAAWLKDLGRPYTKEAAQAKLFATEMAERVCYRAIQIHGGYGYSREYPVERIYRDNRLMEIGEGTSEIQRLVIARRLLEE, encoded by the coding sequence ATGTTGTTCGAACTCGATGATGAGCACAAAGCTTTACACGCGATGGTGCGCGATTTCGTAGATCGGGAAGTTGCCCCGCGCGCGCGGCATGTGGACGAGACGGGTGAATACCCATGGGACACCCTGAAAAAGATGGCGCCGCTGGGCCTCCTGGGTTTGAACATCCCGGAGGAGTATGGCGGCGCCGGCGCTGATCAAATCAGCGCGGCGATTCTGATCGAAGAATTGGGCCGGGGCTGTGGTTCCACGGCGCTCATTGTGGCCGCGCACCTGGGACTGTGCTGCGGCCCACTCAACCGCTTTGGCACCCACGCCCAAAAGCGGACCTACCTCGTCCCGCTGGCCCAGGGGCAGCACATCGGCTGCCTCGGTTTGACCGAGCCGGGCGCCGGATCGGATTTACAGGGGGGCGTGCGCACCTTTGCCGAGCTTGTGGGCAGCGAATGGGTCATCAACGGCAGCAAGATGTGGCTCACGAACGCCGGCGAGGCCACCACGGCGCTGCTGCTGGTGCGCACCGACAAGCGCGGCGGCAGTCGCAGCCTGAGTCACGTCATCGTGCCGACGAGCACGCCAGGTTTTCAACCGGGCAAACCCGAAGAGAAGATGGGGCTGCACGGCTCTCACACCTACGCGGTGGCGATTGACAACGTGCGCGTGCCGGCAGAAAACCTGCTCGGCGAGGAGGGTCGCGGCCTGCATCAAACGCTGGAGGTGCTCGACGGCGGGCGCATCGGCATCGCCGCGCTGAGCGTGGGCCTGGCGCAGGCCGCACTGGACGCCGCCCTCGCCTACGCCAAGTCGCGCGCCGCGTTCGGCACCGCCATCGCCAATCACCAGGCAGTGCAGTGGATGCTGGCCGACAGCGACACCGACATTCAGGCCGCGCGTCTGCTCGTCTTCAAGGCGGCGTGGCTCAAAGACCTGGGAAGGCCGTATACCAAAGAAGCGGCGCAGGCCAAGCTGTTTGCCACGGAAATGGCCGAGCGTGTCTGCTACCGCGCCATTCAGATTCATGGCGGCTACGGCTATTCACGAGAGTACCCGGTGGAGCGCATCTACCGGGATAACCGCCTCATGGAAATCGGCGAGGGCACCAGTGAGATTCAACGCCTGGTGATCGCGCGCCGCTTGCTGGAAGAATAG
- the amrA gene encoding AmmeMemoRadiSam system protein A, producing the protein MSHPLVELARQTLQETIVHHRPFSAPADVVQQFPTPAAVFVTLWTADGALRGCIGSVVPVTASLAAEVVAGSVAAATRDPRFRPVTPDEVPSLRIEVSVLGEPEPVDSLSDLDPARFGVIVVRQRDGRRGLLLPNIEGIETPALQVALARRKATIGADEPIRLFRFSTEKYD; encoded by the coding sequence ATGTCTCACCCGCTGGTTGAACTGGCGCGGCAAACGCTGCAGGAAACGATCGTTCATCACCGCCCTTTCAGCGCGCCGGCCGACGTGGTACAGCAGTTCCCCACACCGGCCGCCGTGTTTGTCACCCTGTGGACGGCCGACGGCGCGCTGCGCGGCTGTATTGGATCGGTTGTCCCCGTCACCGCGTCACTGGCGGCAGAAGTGGTGGCCGGCAGTGTGGCGGCGGCCACGCGCGATCCACGCTTTCGGCCGGTGACGCCAGATGAAGTACCCTCTCTGCGCATCGAAGTCTCGGTGCTGGGCGAGCCAGAGCCGGTAGATTCCTTGAGCGACCTGGACCCAGCCCGATTCGGTGTGATTGTGGTACGCCAACGCGACGGTCGCCGCGGCCTGCTGCTGCCAAACATCGAGGGCATCGAGACGCCGGCGTTGCAGGTGGCGCTGGCGCGGCGCAAAGCGACAATCGGTGCAGACGAACCGATACGCCTGTTTCGCTTCAGTACCGAAAAGTACGATTGA
- the galT gene encoding galactose-1-phosphate uridylyltransferase — MPEIRQNIATKEWVIIASERAKRPEQFITNSRPVTADQPVLDAHCPFCPGNEEGPEFEVLRVPTTGPWQLRVLNNRYPAVEREGDPQRHSQGVERSIHAVGYHEVVVESRLHNTTSALQKDAEVAWTLLTLQKRAREMAHDSRIEHVLIFKNHGPGAGASIAHPHAQIIGLPIVPQNTRARMEEARRYFDDTGHCVHCYILAEELKAGTRIIAENAHHVALVPYAASTPFHVWLLPKRHRHSFNNVPPEEIEAMAALLRLITGKLYVGLRDPDYNFMVRSAPVHEPGRDYTHWYLTVVPRLNTTAGFEIGSGMRINAALPEECAAFLRSTNG, encoded by the coding sequence ATGCCGGAGATCCGTCAGAACATCGCGACGAAAGAATGGGTGATCATTGCCAGCGAGCGCGCCAAGCGCCCGGAGCAGTTCATCACCAATTCGCGCCCTGTGACCGCGGACCAACCGGTCCTCGATGCGCATTGCCCTTTTTGCCCTGGCAATGAAGAAGGGCCTGAATTCGAAGTGCTGCGCGTGCCCACCACCGGCCCGTGGCAACTGCGGGTGCTCAACAACCGTTACCCGGCCGTGGAACGGGAAGGTGACCCGCAGCGCCACTCCCAGGGCGTGGAGCGCAGCATCCACGCCGTGGGCTATCACGAGGTGGTGGTCGAATCACGGCTGCACAACACCACGTCCGCGCTGCAAAAGGATGCCGAGGTGGCCTGGACACTGCTCACCCTGCAAAAGCGTGCGCGCGAGATGGCCCACGATAGCCGCATCGAGCATGTCCTGATTTTCAAGAACCACGGGCCTGGCGCCGGCGCCTCGATTGCCCATCCCCACGCCCAGATCATCGGCCTGCCCATCGTGCCGCAAAACACCCGCGCGCGCATGGAAGAGGCGCGGCGATATTTCGATGATACCGGTCACTGCGTTCATTGTTACATTCTGGCCGAGGAGTTGAAAGCGGGCACGCGGATCATTGCCGAAAACGCCCACCATGTCGCCCTGGTACCCTATGCCGCGTCAACTCCCTTTCACGTCTGGCTGCTGCCCAAGCGCCACCGCCATTCGTTCAACAACGTGCCGCCCGAAGAGATCGAGGCGATGGCCGCGCTGCTGCGCCTGATCACCGGCAAATTGTATGTGGGATTGCGCGATCCGGACTATAATTTCATGGTGCGCTCCGCACCGGTGCATGAACCGGGTCGCGACTACACGCACTGGTATCTCACCGTCGTGCCGCGGCTGAACACCACGGCCGGTTTCGAGATCGGCTCTGGCATGCGCATCAACGCGGCCCTGCCAGAAGAATGTGCGGCCTTTTTGCGCAGTACGAACGGCTGA
- the sucC gene encoding ADP-forming succinate--CoA ligase subunit beta, producing MNLQEYQSKRIFAKFGVPIPRGEVATTATAARDIARRLGTRVVIKSQVLVGGRGKAGGIKLANTPDEAEAVAERILGMDIKGLKVRKVLVDEAADIRKELYLGLVIDRAQRRVVMMGSSEGGVDIEEVAAHTPEKITKIAIDPFLGLKDYQAREMAMTMGVNRELVSDFIRIAQALYTAFVQSDASLAEINPLAIVGEGKLVGLDGKMAVDDNALFRHPDLDEMRDVDEEDPYEAEARRFGLSYVKLDGEIGCMVNGAGLAMATMDIIKFYGGSPANFLDVGGGAQADKVAAALRIILSDKNVKAVLFNIFGGITRCDEVARGILTALREVPTTVPMVARLVGTNEAEGRAILADAHMGTAATLDEAADKAVRAARGELKF from the coding sequence TTGAACCTGCAAGAGTATCAATCGAAGCGTATCTTTGCCAAGTTTGGCGTGCCGATCCCGCGCGGCGAGGTGGCAACCACCGCCACGGCCGCGCGTGACATTGCTCGGCGCCTGGGTACGCGGGTGGTCATCAAGTCACAGGTGTTGGTGGGGGGGCGCGGCAAGGCCGGCGGCATCAAGCTGGCGAACACCCCGGATGAAGCAGAAGCGGTAGCTGAACGCATCCTGGGTATGGACATCAAGGGGCTGAAGGTGCGTAAGGTGTTGGTTGATGAAGCGGCCGACATCAGGAAAGAGCTTTACTTGGGCCTGGTGATTGATCGCGCGCAGCGCCGCGTGGTCATGATGGGCTCCAGCGAAGGGGGTGTGGACATCGAAGAGGTGGCCGCGCACACGCCGGAGAAAATTACCAAGATCGCCATTGATCCCTTCCTGGGCTTGAAGGATTACCAGGCGCGCGAGATGGCGATGACCATGGGGGTCAATCGGGAGCTGGTGAGCGATTTCATCCGCATCGCGCAGGCGCTCTACACCGCGTTTGTGCAGAGCGATGCCTCGCTGGCTGAGATCAACCCGCTGGCGATTGTGGGCGAGGGCAAGCTGGTGGGCCTGGACGGCAAGATGGCGGTGGATGACAACGCCCTCTTCCGCCATCCTGATCTGGACGAGATGCGCGACGTGGATGAGGAAGACCCTTACGAAGCTGAGGCACGCCGCTTTGGCCTGAGCTACGTCAAGCTGGATGGCGAGATCGGCTGCATGGTCAACGGCGCGGGTCTGGCGATGGCCACGATGGACATCATCAAGTTCTATGGCGGTTCGCCGGCCAATTTCCTGGACGTGGGCGGCGGTGCGCAGGCCGATAAGGTTGCGGCCGCGCTGCGCATCATCCTCTCGGACAAGAACGTCAAGGCGGTGCTGTTCAACATCTTTGGCGGCATTACGCGCTGTGACGAGGTGGCCCGCGGGATTCTGACCGCCCTCAGGGAGGTTCCCACCACGGTGCCGATGGTGGCGCGCCTGGTGGGCACCAACGAAGCGGAGGGGCGCGCCATCCTGGCCGATGCGCACATGGGCACGGCCGCCACGTTGGATGAGGCCGCAGACAAGGCCGTGCGCGCCGCCCGGGGCGAGCTGAAGTTCTAA
- a CDS encoding HIT family protein codes for MEDCIFCQIIAHEAPAVFVYEDDAVAVFMDIYPATRGHCLIVPRQHVRNLYDVTPELAAAVMAVAVRLAPALRDVTNADGMNLWQSSEHVAGQVVFHFHMHLLPRYVGDGLHVPGNRRRASNAELDGLATDMRQRLHD; via the coding sequence ATGGAAGACTGCATTTTCTGCCAGATCATTGCCCACGAGGCGCCGGCCGTATTCGTCTACGAGGACGACGCGGTGGCGGTGTTCATGGACATCTACCCGGCCACGCGCGGGCACTGCCTGATCGTACCGCGGCAGCACGTGCGCAATCTGTACGATGTCACACCAGAGCTGGCTGCCGCGGTGATGGCCGTGGCGGTGCGCCTGGCGCCGGCGCTGCGTGATGTCACCAACGCCGATGGCATGAACCTTTGGCAATCGAGCGAACACGTGGCCGGCCAGGTTGTTTTTCATTTTCATATGCACCTGTTGCCGCGTTACGTCGGCGATGGCTTGCACGTTCCCGGCAATCGTCGCCGGGCGTCTAATGCGGAGCTGGATGGCCTGGCGACCGATATGCGCCAGCGCCTGCATGACTGA
- the sucD gene encoding succinate--CoA ligase subunit alpha, translated as MSILVNKETRLIVQGVTGREGMFHTKQMLEYGTRVVGGITPGKGGEWVLGVPVFDTVREAVNATGANASIIYVPARFAPDAILEAADSGISLIVCITEGLATLDMVKVRAFLDQTDVRLIGPNCPGVITPGEAKVGIMPGHIHTPGPVGLVSRSGTLTYEVVYALTERGIGQSTAVGIGGDPIIGTTFIDVLQMFEEDDQTEMVVMIGEIGGTDEERAAEFIAQRMSKPVVGFIAGQTAPPGKRMGHAGAIISGGTGTAQEKMAALRQAGVQVAPTPVKIAELVAEQLSR; from the coding sequence ATGAGTATTTTGGTCAATAAAGAGACACGCCTGATTGTCCAGGGCGTGACCGGTCGCGAAGGAATGTTTCACACCAAACAGATGCTGGAGTACGGCACCAGGGTGGTTGGCGGCATCACGCCGGGCAAGGGCGGCGAATGGGTGTTGGGCGTGCCGGTCTTCGACACGGTGCGCGAGGCCGTCAATGCCACGGGCGCCAACGCGTCCATCATTTACGTGCCGGCGCGCTTTGCCCCCGACGCCATCCTGGAAGCCGCAGACAGCGGCATCAGCCTGATCGTCTGCATCACCGAGGGGCTGGCTACGCTCGACATGGTCAAGGTGCGGGCCTTCCTCGATCAAACCGATGTGCGCCTGATCGGCCCCAACTGCCCGGGTGTGATTACGCCGGGCGAGGCCAAGGTGGGCATCATGCCTGGGCATATCCACACGCCTGGCCCGGTCGGTCTGGTGTCGCGCAGTGGCACACTGACCTACGAAGTGGTCTACGCGCTGACCGAGCGGGGCATCGGTCAGTCTACGGCCGTGGGCATTGGCGGCGACCCGATCATCGGCACCACGTTCATTGACGTGCTGCAGATGTTTGAAGAGGACGATCAGACTGAAATGGTGGTCATGATCGGTGAAATTGGCGGCACAGACGAGGAACGCGCCGCGGAGTTCATCGCGCAGCGCATGAGCAAGCCGGTGGTGGGCTTCATTGCCGGGCAAACGGCGCCGCCCGGCAAGCGCATGGGCCATGCGGGCGCGATCATCTCCGGCGGCACCGGCACGGCCCAGGAGAAAATGGCCGCGCTGCGCCAGGCCGGTGTGCAGGTCGCACCCACGCCGGTCAAGATCGCGGAGTTGGTGGCCGAACAGCTCAGTCGCTAA